AGGTAGACAGAGAACACCATTTAAAATTGGTCAAGGAGTACATTCGCTCACAGTTTTAAAAGCGGTGAGCCACCTTCTGGTGACAAGCTCACAACCTTAGCTGCCTTATAACGAATGTAATGAGCCTGCACTCTAGGCATAAATGTATTGATAATACTTGCGGTGATAATGAGTCCAATACCTTGCAATTGGTGAGTGCTAAATGTGTGTTCCAAAAATTGCCACTGCCAAACAGAAGTGAAAAGTAAATTAGTGAAGATCAATGGTGCCAATTGCGAGCCGGAGTCCACCAGCTTGTAAGCTTTTGCTCTAAACACTTGGGTATTAATCACGAGCAGAGCCAAACTAACAATCACCAGCCAATGAAATACATGAGTATCGGCACTCGTCAATGACAGAACATCCTGAGCTAACACCCCTTGCCCTTGCATCATCATTGCTGGAATCAAACAAAGGCTCGCAATCAAGAATGTCCAAGCGTTTAACTCGATTGGTGTCATGTTACCTTTTGTCGCTCGATACAGACTTAGCTGTGAACCAGAGTTAAACACACCAGCCATAAGCCCAAGCAAAAGCTCTGGTTTAAAGTGAATACCCGACACATCTCCTGCCAACAGCAACACGCCACTAAATGTGATCGTTAAGCCAAAAACAGTTACGATCGAAACTTTCACACTAAATATTAACTTTTCTAACAAAGGAATAAACAAGGGACCCGTGCTAAATAACACTACACTCTCAACGAGTGACAGAGACTGTAATGAGATAAGAAAACAGATCTGACACGCTGCAATACACAGTGCTCGAATCACGATAGGAAAGTGCATCGACTTGGGAGGAAGCCACTGTTTAGAGCCTGATCGTTGATGCTCTTTTGAGTGTTGATCTAGTGCATTCCGACCCACAAGATTCGTCACTATGACAAATATAAACAGCAAGATACATGGAATGGAAAAACGTAAAAAACTGAGCACTGCTGGGCTAATTTGTTCAGATAAGTGCTTAGCTAATAACCCTGTAATAGATAAGCTAAATGTGGACAACAACATAAATATTACGGGCTTAAATTGATTCGGCATACTACTCTCCTCTACCTGCCGCTAGTTTAGCGATCTGACAAGCAAAGAAATAACGAGTATTATTAACCAGTCTTGTAAGAAAAACTTACCAATACTTTAGCCAATTGTATGGTTTTTAATTAATAACTCAGGCGATATTGATTATGCGCAAACTTGTCCCACTTAAATCCATTTACGCGTTTGTCGCGGTAGCAGAAACCGGAAGCATGACAGACGCTGCGCGAATGTTAAATGTCAGCCACTCTGCAATCAGCCAATCGGTGAAATCTCTTGAGTCATTAATCAACACTCCCCTGTTTCACCGTGTTGGTCGCAGAGTTGAACTCAACTCAGCGGGTAAGAAATATTATAAACAAGTGGCTCCGGCGCTGGAGTTAATTGTCGAGGCCACCGAGTCAATGATTAGCCAACCTCAAGATAACCGAATCACTCTAAATATGGTGAATTCGCTTGCTTTGCATTGGTGGATCCCAAGAGTACAAAGCTTGCAAGATTTTGCGCCACAACTGGATGTTCGGATCTCCAATCGCGTTGGCAGTTTCAACCTCAACCAAGAAGGCGTTGATGTGGCTCTGATCCACGGCAAAACAGATGAATGGCAAGACTATTACTGTGAAAAACTCTCAGATGATGAACTGGTTATGGTCTGTAGCCCTGAGCTGATCAAGTCCATCCCTGACGCAACCCCTGCTCAACTAATGGCCAAATATCCTGCAATTCTTGTTGCCAATGAAAGACGAAAAGAGGATTGGCACATATGGTGCGATGCAACAGATAATAAACTGCCGACCTACCGCAATAACTTAACGTTTAATGCCTCTGTTCAAGCCGTACACGCCACTATTCGTAAACTTGGAGTGCTTGTGACGCATCGTCTATTTGTCCGAGATGACATTAAACACGGCTTACTGACTGAAATAGAAAAACCGGTTCCAAATCCAAAGCAAGACTTCTATTTCACTTGCTCGCCAGAAAAACTTAAGCATGAGAGTGTATTAACTCTTAGAACTTGGCTACGTGAAGAATTCACCCGCTAATGGTTCAGCGGACCTATTTTAGGCAATGACCAGCAGCGGTAATTCATTTATCAAAATGTGGCTCACAGATTGCTCGTTCATACAAATAAATGATTGAAGCGAGCACCGCGACGACTTATAACTAAAGCTAACGTTTGAAATGTAAAAATAGGACAGTCCAATGATAGTCACCACCACTCAAAGTGTTGAAGGAAAACGAATCGTTGATTACAAAGGCGTAATTGCAGGCGAAGCGATTTTGGGCGCAAACCTCTTTAAGGATATGTTTGCTGGTATTCGAGATTTAGTCGGCGGTCGTTCAGGCACTTACGAACGTGAGCTTGAAAAAGCGCGTACCATCGCATTTCAAGAATTAGAGCAGAAAGCCCGTGATTTAGGCGCAAATGCCGTCGTCGGTGTTGATATTGATTATGAAGTGTTAGGGCAAAACAATGGCATGTTGATGGTATCAGCAAGTGGTACTGCGGTTGTCGTCGCTTAACGCCTAATCATTAGTTACTTAATAGCTAATGCTTAATAGCTAGTGCTTGATAGTTAGTATTGAATAATTAGTGCTTAATGCCTAGTTGGCTCATATCAAAAAGAAGTTGTGGATTTAACTCTCGCTGTGTTTCGGAGGTTTAATTCCCCTAACTGTAATGAAATAGAAAGCTCAACCTTGAGTTAAGCTTTCTATTTTTTAATGCATCATTACGAAAAAATCACAACATCTCTTTCGCCACTAAGTGCAACAAAAATGTTTCCCGCTCAATACTCATGCCCTTCTTCGAGCTCTCAGCCATGGTCTTCTCATTGTGGGCAATCGCGTCATGGATGTTGATCCACATCGGCTTCATTCCATTCTTGATTTCGTAATCTTCAAATGAGGTCTCCCCCAATTCTCGATCAATTTTACAGGTATAGCAGTAAGAGATCATATGCATGATGTCCGCATCATCTTTATACCAAGGGCGGAACTCTTCAAAAATGCCAAATGGCTTAATGCTGTGAATATTCTGTGCGCCTGTCTCTTCTTCTAACTCACGAACCATTCCTGCAATAACATCTTCACCTTCATCTAAACCGCCACCAGGAATGGTGTAATCATGATAACGAGCGGTATAAAGCATTAGGATATTTTCACCATCAATAACAATGGCACGCGCAGCATTGCGCTGATAGATGACTTTCCCATCCAGATGATCGATATCAGGATGCGTTGTCGTTTTTAAGTGTCTCATAATGATCTTGGAACTAAGGAATTTGGCGCGAATATACCACACCTTGGTGTAAATACTAAAAAGCCCCGCAACGGCGAGGCTTCTGAATTTTAATTGTTAACCATCACGACGACTAATGAGAAATTAACCATCAGCAGTGATCGCATTAATCAGTTCTTGTTGAACCGATTCCGCTTTATCAACGTCTATCTGACACGTGCCTGCTGCGATATGACCACCACCGCCATACTTAAGCATTAGCTCACCCACATTGGTTTTTGATGCACGATCAAAAATAGACTTACCAGTTGCAAACACAATATTTTGCTTCTGGAAGCCCCACATTTTATGAATCGAAATATTACATTGTGGAAATAGCGCGTAAATAATGAATCGGTTACCCGCGTAAATGGTCTCTTCATTGGTTAAATCAAGCACCACAAGATTTTGGTGTACGGTTGCACAGCGTTGAATTTGTTCTTTGAACATCGTCTCATGCTCACGGTACAAATCGATTCGTTCCTGTACATCAGGCAGAGCCAAGATCTCAGTTATCGTATGATTTTTACAGTAGTCGATAAGGTCCATCATCAGTGCATAGTTGGAGATTCGGAACTCACGAAAACGACCTAGCCCTGTTCGAGCATCCATCAAGAAATTCAGTAGGTTCCAATCTTGAGAGTCCAACACTTCATCACGATTAAACTGCGCCGAATCGCCTTTATCTACCGCTTCCATCATTTCTAGCCAATCGGCTGGGAACGTCTCTAGACCGCCATAATAGTCCCATACAACACGAGCGGCTGAAGGCGCATCAGGATCGATAATGTGATTAGGCTTTTCACCTGTATTACGGATGGTTTCTGATAAGTGGTGATCGAAAGTGAGGTGAGAATCTTTCACATAAGGAAGGTTAGTCACGATGTCATTGCTAGTGATCGCTACTTTGCCATCTTGCATATCTTTAGGGTGCACAAATTTAATATCATCAATGAGGTTTTGCTGTTTTAGCAATACAGCACACACCAGCCCATCAAAATCACTTCGAGTTACTAATCTAAATTTTTGTTCTGACATCTGTCTTCCTTTTGCTACTGCGTGCTATCTACAATATCGAGATTTTATATTGGTACAAAATACCAATTATCTCGCTCAAGTGCATAGTCTTAAAGAATAATTTTGAGCTCGGTTGCTTATTTAGTGATAATTATAGTTCGGTTTTAATAATAGAAGCCCTATTTAAACTTTTGAACCAGCCTCACACTTAAACATAACCTAAACTCACACTGATAACTTGTACGTTTACAGCCCCCAATCAACCCTCTATTTATCCACGATATTGAACCCGCCTGATATTGAACCTATCTTCTTTTTTACATTTATCTGAAGCTACATGCAGCTAACTTGATATACTCATTTTTCCACCTAATTCCAAGCTAGCTTTT
Above is a window of Vibrio cortegadensis DNA encoding:
- a CDS encoding DMT family transporter, which codes for MPNQFKPVIFMLLSTFSLSITGLLAKHLSEQISPAVLSFLRFSIPCILLFIFVIVTNLVGRNALDQHSKEHQRSGSKQWLPPKSMHFPIVIRALCIAACQICFLISLQSLSLVESVVLFSTGPLFIPLLEKLIFSVKVSIVTVFGLTITFSGVLLLAGDVSGIHFKPELLLGLMAGVFNSGSQLSLYRATKGNMTPIELNAWTFLIASLCLIPAMMMQGQGVLAQDVLSLTSADTHVFHWLVIVSLALLVINTQVFRAKAYKLVDSGSQLAPLIFTNLLFTSVWQWQFLEHTFSTHQLQGIGLIITASIINTFMPRVQAHYIRYKAAKVVSLSPEGGSPLLKL
- a CDS encoding LysR substrate-binding domain-containing protein, translating into MRKLVPLKSIYAFVAVAETGSMTDAARMLNVSHSAISQSVKSLESLINTPLFHRVGRRVELNSAGKKYYKQVAPALELIVEATESMISQPQDNRITLNMVNSLALHWWIPRVQSLQDFAPQLDVRISNRVGSFNLNQEGVDVALIHGKTDEWQDYYCEKLSDDELVMVCSPELIKSIPDATPAQLMAKYPAILVANERRKEDWHIWCDATDNKLPTYRNNLTFNASVQAVHATIRKLGVLVTHRLFVRDDIKHGLLTEIEKPVPNPKQDFYFTCSPEKLKHESVLTLRTWLREEFTR
- a CDS encoding heavy metal-binding domain-containing protein, encoding MIVTTTQSVEGKRIVDYKGVIAGEAILGANLFKDMFAGIRDLVGGRSGTYERELEKARTIAFQELEQKARDLGANAVVGVDIDYEVLGQNNGMLMVSASGTAVVVA
- a CDS encoding NUDIX hydrolase: MRHLKTTTHPDIDHLDGKVIYQRNAARAIVIDGENILMLYTARYHDYTIPGGGLDEGEDVIAGMVRELEEETGAQNIHSIKPFGIFEEFRPWYKDDADIMHMISYCYTCKIDRELGETSFEDYEIKNGMKPMWINIHDAIAHNEKTMAESSKKGMSIERETFLLHLVAKEML
- a CDS encoding exopolyphosphatase; translation: MSEQKFRLVTRSDFDGLVCAVLLKQQNLIDDIKFVHPKDMQDGKVAITSNDIVTNLPYVKDSHLTFDHHLSETIRNTGEKPNHIIDPDAPSAARVVWDYYGGLETFPADWLEMMEAVDKGDSAQFNRDEVLDSQDWNLLNFLMDARTGLGRFREFRISNYALMMDLIDYCKNHTITEILALPDVQERIDLYREHETMFKEQIQRCATVHQNLVVLDLTNEETIYAGNRFIIYALFPQCNISIHKMWGFQKQNIVFATGKSIFDRASKTNVGELMLKYGGGGHIAAGTCQIDVDKAESVQQELINAITADG